One window from the genome of Dermacentor silvarum isolate Dsil-2018 chromosome 5, BIME_Dsil_1.4, whole genome shotgun sequence encodes:
- the LOC125945284 gene encoding uncharacterized protein K02A2.6-like, whose amino-acid sequence MLGTRVVVPAKLQGFVLDELHDGHPGIVRSKELARSYVWWPTLEADLELRIRSCASCQEQRNAPTKAPLHPWSWPTSPWQRVHIDFAGPFQNTMLLVVVDAHSKWPEVFEMRSTTTESTIRCLTELFARFGFPETIVSDNGPQFASQEFKHFVQAIGARHVLTAPYHPSSNGLAERFIQTLKNAPRKDGTGETLQYVQPPRGAPSPGVATRISCYRGLQRTLPLCMEQLVKLRPASSWFFPRLTTHQFLQVHNRPG is encoded by the exons ATGTTGGGCACAAGAGTAGTCGTCCCTGCAAAGCTGCAAGGCTTCGTTCTCGACGAACTCCATGACGGCCATCCCGGCATCGTGCGCAGCAAGGAACTAGCACGCAGCTACGTGTGGTGGCCAACTCTTGAGGCGGACCTCGAACTTCGTATCAGAAGCTGCGCTAGTTGTCAAGAGCAACGTAACGCTCCAACCAAAGCACCTCTTCACCCTTGGTCATGGCCAACCTCACCGTGGCAGCGTGTTCACATTGACTTTGCGGGACCTTTTCAGAATACCATGCTTTTAGTGGTGGTAGATGCGCATTCTAAATGGCCAGAGGTTTTCGAAATGCGATCGACAACTACAGAAAGCACGATTCGTTGTTTGACCGAGCTCTTCGCACGTTTTGGCTTCCCTGAAACAATTGTTTCCGATAATGGACCTCAATTTGCTTCGCAGGAGTTCAAGCACTTCGTGCAGGCAATTGGGGCGCGGCACGTCCTCACGGCTCCCTACCACCCCAGCTCCAATGGGCTGGCAGAGCGTTTCATTCAGACCTTAAAGAATGCGCCCCGCAAAGACGGCACAGGAGAAACACTGCAG TACGTGCAACCACCCCGAGGGGCACCTTCACCTGGCGTCGCCACCAGGATCAGCTGCTACAGAGGCCTGCAGAGGACGTTACCCCTATGCATGGAACAGCTGGTGAAGTTACGACCAGCGAGTTCCTGGTTTTTCCCGAGACTGACGACGCACCAGTTCCTTCAAGTCCACAACCGTCCAGGGTAA